The following are encoded together in the Parabacteroides chongii genome:
- a CDS encoding ABC transporter ATP-binding protein has translation MAHGDHLKENAKPRKGKKTFFRLISYLSCDKRLLFVIGFLIIVSIVANLLGSYMLRPIINDYILPGDFHGLIRVLAILAAIYLTGVAAVYIQYILLNKIGQRTVTRMRADLFQKMEHLPVKYFDTHQHGDLMSRYTNDIDKISDALTDSLSDMLSSALTLIGIFSLMLYISPILTLVTLITVPLMFLFAKGIVQRSRKYFKAQQESIGTLNGYIEEMISGQKVIKVFGHEKKVQSDFDTLNDDLKGKSEKAQFYSGMMMPVMQNLNTLNYVFITIVGALLAIFRGFDVGGLAAFLQYSRQFGRPINELASLYNSIQAAIAGAERIFEVIDEAPETPDSPEAIALQQVQGDVSMKDVYFGYKPEKTILKGISLHASAGCKIALVGATGAGKTTILNMLPRFFDIQSGEIAIDGHPIQLIKRNSLRQSMAIVLQDTHLFTGTVRENIRFGRLDATDEEVVQAAKLTAAHSFIKRLPQGYDTLLENDGANLSQGQRQLLNIARAAIADPPILLLDEATSNIDTRSEILIQKGLDQLMQGRTSLIIAHRLSTIRNADVILVLEHGQIVERGNHEELLRLKGKYYSLNQEQFK, from the coding sequence ATGGCACACGGAGATCATTTAAAAGAGAATGCAAAGCCTCGGAAAGGAAAGAAAACTTTCTTCCGGCTGATTTCATACCTGTCCTGCGACAAGCGGCTGTTGTTCGTGATCGGCTTTCTGATCATTGTCAGTATCGTGGCTAATCTATTGGGGTCATACATGTTGCGACCAATTATCAATGATTATATCCTTCCCGGAGACTTTCACGGATTGATCAGGGTCTTGGCTATCCTTGCCGCCATTTACCTGACAGGAGTCGCCGCCGTCTATATCCAATATATCCTGCTGAATAAAATAGGCCAGCGCACCGTCACCCGTATGCGTGCTGACCTTTTCCAGAAAATGGAACATCTGCCGGTCAAATATTTCGACACACACCAGCACGGCGACTTGATGAGCCGTTACACGAATGACATAGACAAGATCAGTGATGCACTGACCGACAGCCTGTCGGATATGTTGTCGAGCGCTCTTACCCTGATCGGTATCTTCAGCCTGATGTTATATATCAGTCCGATACTTACTCTGGTAACTCTGATCACCGTTCCACTAATGTTCCTCTTTGCCAAAGGGATCGTTCAGCGAAGCCGCAAATACTTCAAAGCCCAGCAGGAGTCTATCGGTACCCTGAACGGTTATATCGAAGAAATGATAAGCGGCCAAAAGGTGATCAAAGTATTCGGACACGAAAAGAAAGTACAGTCCGACTTCGATACGCTCAATGACGACCTGAAAGGCAAATCAGAGAAAGCTCAGTTCTATTCCGGTATGATGATGCCCGTCATGCAAAACCTGAACACATTGAATTACGTCTTTATCACGATTGTAGGTGCCCTACTCGCCATCTTTCGTGGTTTTGATGTCGGCGGTCTTGCAGCCTTCCTGCAATATTCCCGCCAGTTCGGACGTCCGATCAATGAATTGGCCAGCCTTTACAACAGTATCCAGGCAGCCATTGCCGGAGCCGAACGTATCTTCGAAGTGATCGACGAAGCACCGGAAACACCGGACTCCCCCGAAGCCATCGCTTTACAGCAGGTACAGGGAGATGTTTCCATGAAAGACGTTTATTTCGGATACAAACCGGAGAAAACGATCCTGAAAGGTATCTCGCTCCATGCCTCTGCCGGTTGTAAAATAGCATTAGTCGGTGCCACCGGAGCCGGGAAGACAACCATACTGAACATGCTCCCCCGTTTCTTCGATATCCAGTCGGGCGAAATTGCCATAGACGGTCACCCGATACAACTGATCAAACGAAACAGCCTGCGCCAATCCATGGCGATCGTTTTACAGGACACTCACCTGTTCACAGGAACTGTCCGTGAAAATATCCGCTTCGGACGTCTGGACGCGACCGATGAAGAAGTTGTACAAGCAGCCAAACTGACTGCTGCTCATTCTTTCATCAAACGTCTGCCCCAGGGATACGATACCCTGCTGGAAAACGACGGTGCCAACCTCAGCCAGGGACAACGTCAGTTGCTTAATATTGCTCGTGCCGCTATTGCCGACCCTCCTATCCTATTATTGGACGAAGCAACCAGCAATATCGACACCCGTAGCGAGATACTCATCCAGAAAGGTCTCGACCAACTGATGCAGGGACGCACCAGCCTGATCATCGCCCACCGCCTCTCTACCATCAGAAACGCAGACGTGATCCTGGTACTCGAACACGGACAGATCGTAGAACGAGGAAATCATGAAGAACTTCTCCGCTTAAAAGGGAAATATTACTCTCTAAATCAGGAGCAGTTCAAGTAA
- a CDS encoding GtrA family protein, with protein sequence METVKQAIKYGVVGVSNTLITMAVIWVMMKLFGCREGLSNLTGYVAGLLNSFIWNKQWTFKGSSTGWTKGAIRFGIAFAVCYVLQYGLVLLLNSQLTIDHYYNHLIGMVFYTAINFFINKFYTFKA encoded by the coding sequence ATGGAAACAGTAAAACAAGCCATTAAGTATGGCGTGGTAGGGGTGAGTAACACCTTGATAACAATGGCTGTTATCTGGGTGATGATGAAACTCTTCGGATGTCGGGAAGGTTTATCTAATTTAACGGGATATGTAGCAGGATTGCTGAATAGTTTCATCTGGAACAAGCAATGGACTTTCAAGGGAAGTTCTACCGGATGGACGAAAGGTGCGATCCGCTTCGGTATTGCGTTTGCGGTATGTTATGTCCTGCAATACGGACTGGTACTTCTATTAAATTCCCAGTTAACGATCGATCATTACTACAACCATTTAATAGGAATGGTTTTCTATACAGCGATCAATTTTTTTATAAACAAGTTTTATACCTTTAAGGCTTAA
- a CDS encoding type II toxin-antitoxin system RelE/ParE family toxin — MKYRIDTYIEFDKEFKRLSKKYHSLKSDLAALVKELEQNPTLGADLGNGLHKVRMSIASKGKGKSHGARVITHTAIVSVEDGVITLLYIYDKADQDTISDKELIDLMKRFLL; from the coding sequence ATGAAATATAGGATAGACACATATATAGAGTTTGACAAAGAGTTCAAACGCTTGAGTAAAAAATACCATTCACTAAAAAGCGATCTGGCAGCACTAGTAAAAGAGCTTGAGCAAAATCCCACCCTCGGTGCCGACTTAGGAAACGGACTCCACAAAGTCCGTATGTCTATTGCCTCCAAAGGAAAAGGTAAAAGTCATGGAGCCAGAGTGATTACCCACACAGCAATTGTCAGTGTAGAAGACGGAGTAATCACTTTACTCTATATTTACGATAAAGCCGATCAGGATACTATATCAGATAAAGAATTAATAGATCTTATGAAGCGTTTTTTGTTATAA
- the msrA gene encoding peptide-methionine (S)-S-oxide reductase MsrA has protein sequence MTQNNFHKETAYFASGCFWGTQYHLEKVKGVDSTHVGYMGGTIDNPSYPEVKTGTTGHVETVEVIFDPSQTSFEQLVRLYFETHDFTQVGGQGPDIGSQYRSVIFYCSEEQKAIAEEYISKLFGMGFKVATALEPAGKFWIGEDYHQHYYDKKGETPYCHIYRKIFHD, from the coding sequence ATGACACAGAATAATTTTCATAAGGAAACAGCTTATTTCGCTTCCGGCTGTTTTTGGGGAACACAATACCATCTCGAAAAAGTAAAAGGTGTAGACAGTACGCATGTCGGCTATATGGGTGGAACTATTGATAATCCGTCCTATCCCGAAGTAAAAACCGGTACTACCGGCCATGTGGAAACAGTGGAAGTGATCTTTGATCCGTCTCAAACCAGTTTCGAACAATTAGTACGTCTTTACTTCGAAACACATGATTTTACACAGGTTGGCGGACAAGGACCGGATATCGGCAGTCAATACCGTTCGGTTATCTTCTATTGCAGCGAAGAACAGAAAGCGATCGCAGAAGAATATATCAGCAAATTATTCGGAATGGGATTTAAAGTGGCTACGGCATTAGAACCTGCCGGAAAGTTCTGGATCGGGGAAGATTATCACCAGCATTATTACGATAAAAAAGGAGAAACTCCTTACTGTCATATTTATCGAAAGATATTCCATGACTGA
- a CDS encoding ABC transporter ATP-binding protein — MGKYWQILKRYKVGLLISPLLVLITVLCETVQPMFMAEIIDNGVMPRDLSVITRIGTYMVLVSVGGLLVSIVNTYISSRIGIGFGTDLRGTLFNKIQQLSFFDIDKFSSASLVTRLTSDISRIQQIVLMSMRLLLRSPLMLIMAVFFVVSINKQLALVLIAAIPILGGSVYLILSKGFPYFLKVQQKVDQLNGVVRENLINIRVVKSFVREDFETDKFVKSSEELRDMVIRASNIVVSIFPVMQLVMNLSILSILWLGGQKVMDGELKVGELISFVNYVFQVLMSLMMLSMIIMSYARASASSKRIMEVLNTEPSLTNTREGLQNKHRVEKGEVRFNDVSFRYIGGENDILQHISFRAEPGETIALVGATGSAKSSLVQLIPRLYDVTAGEIRIDNIPIKDYNLDELHQGIGMVLQKNELFTGTIVENLKWGKPDASMEEIEEATRAAEAHDFIQSFTDGYNTLLGRGGINLSGGQKQRICIARALLRKPKILILDDSTSAVDTETELKIRNNLNALLHDTTVFIITQRINTMQSADRVIVLEDGEINAIGTPDELIETSTVYQEIYHSQQVLL, encoded by the coding sequence ATGGGAAAATACTGGCAAATTCTTAAACGATATAAAGTGGGATTGTTGATCAGTCCGCTTCTTGTACTGATCACTGTGCTGTGTGAAACGGTTCAGCCGATGTTCATGGCTGAAATCATTGACAATGGGGTCATGCCGCGTGACCTGTCGGTTATTACCCGGATCGGGACCTATATGGTGTTGGTATCCGTCGGGGGATTATTGGTCAGTATTGTGAATACTTACATTTCTTCCCGCATCGGAATCGGCTTCGGTACAGATCTACGGGGAACACTCTTCAATAAAATACAACAACTATCCTTTTTCGATATCGACAAATTCAGTTCAGCTTCGCTTGTCACAAGGCTTACTAGCGATATATCCCGCATACAGCAGATCGTTCTGATGTCGATGAGACTTTTATTACGCTCTCCACTGATGCTCATCATGGCCGTTTTCTTTGTCGTCAGTATCAATAAACAACTGGCGTTGGTCCTGATAGCAGCTATCCCGATCCTCGGAGGAAGTGTATACCTGATCCTGAGCAAAGGATTTCCTTATTTCCTGAAAGTACAACAAAAAGTAGACCAACTGAATGGCGTGGTCAGGGAAAACCTCATCAATATCCGTGTTGTCAAATCTTTTGTCAGAGAAGATTTTGAGACGGATAAATTTGTCAAAAGCAGCGAAGAACTGCGTGATATGGTGATCCGTGCGTCCAACATCGTCGTTTCCATCTTTCCGGTCATGCAGTTAGTCATGAATTTATCCATACTGTCCATCCTTTGGTTGGGTGGACAAAAGGTGATGGACGGCGAACTAAAGGTGGGCGAACTGATCTCATTCGTCAATTACGTTTTCCAGGTACTAATGTCTCTGATGATGCTTTCCATGATCATCATGTCATATGCCCGTGCTTCCGCTTCCTCTAAACGAATCATGGAAGTGCTCAATACAGAACCCTCCCTGACAAACACCCGGGAAGGGCTTCAAAACAAACACCGGGTAGAGAAAGGAGAAGTAAGATTTAATGATGTCAGTTTCCGTTACATCGGTGGAGAAAATGACATTCTACAGCATATCAGCTTCCGGGCCGAACCCGGCGAAACGATTGCTCTGGTCGGTGCTACCGGCTCTGCTAAAAGTTCCTTGGTACAACTGATACCGCGGTTATACGATGTTACTGCCGGAGAAATCCGGATCGACAATATCCCGATAAAAGACTATAACCTGGATGAACTTCACCAGGGGATCGGCATGGTCCTTCAAAAAAACGAACTATTCACCGGAACGATCGTCGAGAACCTCAAATGGGGAAAACCCGACGCATCGATGGAAGAGATAGAAGAAGCCACCCGCGCCGCCGAAGCACACGATTTTATCCAGTCCTTCACGGACGGTTACAATACGTTGCTAGGACGCGGAGGCATCAATCTTTCCGGCGGACAGAAACAGCGTATCTGCATCGCCCGTGCGTTGCTCCGTAAACCTAAAATACTGATCCTGGATGACAGTACGAGTGCTGTCGATACAGAAACAGAACTGAAAATACGGAATAACCTGAATGCGTTGTTACACGACACGACTGTATTTATCATCACCCAGCGGATCAATACGATGCAATCGGCCGACCGGGTGATCGTACTCGAAGACGGCGAGATCAACGCCATAGGAACTCCGGATGAATTGATCGAAACATCTACCGTTTATCAGGAAATCTATCATTCACAACAAGTATTATTATAG
- a CDS encoding glycosyltransferase family 2 protein: MKKLAVIVPCYNEELVIGESYRRTKAALQSMPIDTEIIYINDGSRDKTRELLDGIAASDPHVKVIHFSRNFGHQPAVTAGINNCDADLAVILDADMQDPPELIPGILELQEKENANVVYCVRRSREGESLFKKFTAKAFYRLLNYMSDVSFPLDTGDFRMVDRKIMDQFDRFQERGKYIRGLISWLGYKQVPFYYEREARIAGETKYPFSKMWKFASTAMLYFSKKPLRLATSLGFIAVVVGIVLAAWFTLGKIYGFSNAESGWTSIMTSVIFFGGVQLLTVGVLGQYVGILFDEIKARPEYIIDEKKNF; this comes from the coding sequence ATGAAGAAGCTCGCAGTCATAGTTCCCTGTTACAACGAAGAGTTAGTCATCGGTGAATCCTATCGCCGTACGAAAGCTGCTTTGCAGTCCATGCCCATCGATACCGAGATCATTTATATAAATGACGGAAGCCGGGATAAAACCCGGGAGTTGCTGGATGGCATTGCCGCCTCCGACCCGCATGTGAAGGTAATCCATTTTTCCAGGAATTTCGGACATCAGCCGGCGGTTACTGCCGGTATCAATAATTGTGATGCGGATTTGGCCGTTATACTCGATGCCGATATGCAGGATCCTCCGGAGTTGATCCCCGGCATACTGGAACTGCAGGAGAAGGAAAATGCCAATGTCGTGTATTGTGTGCGTAGGTCGAGAGAAGGTGAGAGTCTTTTCAAGAAGTTTACGGCAAAAGCTTTTTACCGTTTGCTCAATTATATGAGTGATGTCAGTTTCCCGTTGGATACGGGTGATTTCCGTATGGTCGACCGGAAGATCATGGATCAGTTCGATCGTTTCCAGGAACGGGGTAAATACATCAGAGGACTGATAAGCTGGCTCGGCTATAAGCAAGTGCCGTTTTACTATGAACGGGAAGCACGTATTGCCGGTGAGACAAAATATCCTTTCAGCAAGATGTGGAAGTTCGCTTCGACAGCCATGTTGTATTTTTCCAAGAAACCGCTTCGTCTGGCCACCAGTTTAGGTTTTATAGCCGTCGTGGTCGGTATCGTTCTGGCTGCCTGGTTTACGCTCGGGAAGATATACGGTTTCAGTAATGCGGAAAGCGGCTGGACTTCCATTATGACATCGGTTATTTTCTTTGGCGGCGTTCAGTTGCTGACGGTGGGTGTCCTGGGGCAGTATGTCGGGATTCTCTTTGATGAGATCAAGGCGCGTCCCGAATATATTATCGACGAAAAGAAGAATTTCTGA
- a CDS encoding nucleoside hydrolase, whose product MKQSFLLICVLSLLVACNGTAKKATQEAAVQPVNLILDTDLGPDYDDVGAMAVMHALADSGYVNILATLSSNHDELVIPCIEVLNTYFNRPDIPLGAPKSEGGVTMTSGHKIKWTEILPAKYPHKTKKTSDAPDAVQVYRKILSSQPDGSVVICTVGFFTNLKDLLLSVGDEYSPLSGKELVAKKVKRVVAMAGLFPQGREFNVLCDTPASKVVAEQWPTEIVFSGFEIGNVIFTGKKLVASDIDNSPVKDTYAQCFAEGDPDGRMSWDLTAVLVAIKGYEPYYNVERGIFKVIDEEGSNTWIPDENGRDLRLIEKVPASQMAALLDNYMMHQPVLK is encoded by the coding sequence ATGAAACAATCCTTTTTGTTAATCTGTGTATTATCCCTGCTGGTCGCCTGTAACGGAACAGCGAAGAAAGCAACGCAGGAAGCTGCCGTACAACCAGTGAATCTGATTCTGGATACCGATTTGGGCCCTGATTACGACGACGTAGGGGCGATGGCTGTTATGCATGCACTAGCCGACAGCGGTTATGTGAATATACTCGCAACCTTGTCTTCTAACCACGATGAGTTGGTTATTCCTTGTATAGAGGTGTTGAATACATATTTCAACCGCCCTGATATTCCGTTGGGAGCACCTAAAAGCGAAGGTGGTGTAACAATGACTTCCGGTCATAAAATAAAATGGACGGAGATATTACCGGCTAAATATCCGCATAAGACTAAAAAGACATCGGACGCTCCGGATGCAGTCCAGGTATATCGTAAAATATTAAGTTCGCAACCGGATGGCAGCGTTGTCATTTGTACTGTCGGCTTTTTCACGAATCTGAAGGACCTGCTGCTTTCTGTCGGCGATGAATACAGCCCGTTATCAGGAAAGGAACTGGTTGCTAAAAAGGTAAAAAGAGTCGTGGCGATGGCTGGCTTGTTCCCGCAGGGACGTGAGTTTAATGTGCTTTGTGACACACCGGCATCGAAAGTAGTTGCCGAACAATGGCCTACAGAGATCGTTTTCAGTGGCTTTGAGATCGGTAATGTCATTTTTACCGGGAAGAAACTGGTGGCATCCGATATAGATAATAGTCCTGTCAAAGACACCTATGCACAGTGTTTCGCAGAAGGCGATCCGGACGGTCGGATGAGCTGGGACCTGACGGCGGTTCTGGTTGCGATCAAAGGTTATGAACCGTACTATAACGTAGAACGGGGAATCTTTAAGGTAATCGATGAAGAAGGCAGCAACACCTGGATCCCGGATGAGAACGGCCGGGACCTTCGGCTGATCGAAAAAGTTCCGGCCAGCCAGATGGCAGCTTTGCTGGATAATTATATGATGCATCAACCTGTATTAAAATAG
- the rbsK gene encoding ribokinase, with protein sequence MDTEQLDRHNILVVGSSNTDMVIKAGHLPRPGETIVGGTFFMNPGGKGANQAVTIARLGASVTFICKTGSDIFGHQSQQLFEEEGINTSYIFSDSEHPSGVALITVDDHAENCIVVASGANANLLPTDLAKAEEAIDQADIVLMQLEIPMETVEYVAEIAYRKHKKVILNPAPAHPLSPSLLKHLYMITPNETEAEMISGVKITDRESAVKAARILSEMGVENVIITLGSKGALVYGAEEADFVPALKVEAVDTTAAGDVFNGALTVALSEGRSQLEAVRFACKASAISVTRVGAQSSVPYRSEVDIFE encoded by the coding sequence ATGGACACTGAACAATTAGACCGGCATAATATCCTGGTGGTTGGTAGCAGCAATACGGATATGGTTATTAAAGCCGGACATCTTCCCCGTCCGGGGGAAACCATTGTGGGAGGGACATTCTTTATGAACCCCGGTGGTAAAGGGGCCAACCAGGCAGTCACTATTGCCCGTTTGGGAGCTTCCGTCACTTTTATATGTAAAACGGGCAGTGATATTTTCGGTCATCAGTCGCAACAACTTTTTGAGGAAGAAGGCATCAATACCTCGTATATCTTTTCTGATTCGGAGCATCCTTCCGGGGTCGCTTTGATTACTGTGGACGATCATGCCGAAAACTGTATTGTTGTTGCCTCGGGAGCAAATGCCAATTTATTACCGACCGACCTGGCAAAAGCGGAAGAGGCGATCGACCAGGCGGATATTGTCCTGATGCAGTTGGAGATTCCGATGGAAACAGTCGAGTATGTTGCGGAAATAGCTTATCGCAAACATAAAAAAGTGATACTGAATCCTGCTCCGGCGCATCCATTATCTCCTTCATTACTGAAACATCTCTACATGATCACCCCAAATGAGACGGAAGCTGAAATGATTTCCGGTGTGAAGATAACCGACCGGGAATCGGCAGTTAAGGCAGCCCGTATACTTTCTGAAATGGGAGTGGAGAATGTTATCATTACGCTGGGTTCGAAAGGAGCATTGGTGTATGGTGCTGAGGAAGCAGATTTTGTACCGGCTCTGAAAGTGGAAGCCGTGGATACAACCGCTGCCGGTGATGTCTTTAACGGTGCACTGACTGTTGCTTTATCGGAAGGACGGAGTCAATTGGAGGCAGTCCGTTTCGCTTGTAAGGCTTCGGCAATCTCGGTAACCCGGGTCGGGGCACAATCTTCTGTCCCTTACCGGAGTGAAGTCGATATATTTGAGTAA
- a CDS encoding DUF1062 domain-containing protein, which produces MGTEYIWEIKPKNTPALKRKCNHCNCDRFYCSNKFRMNAQKRNIDVWLIYRCVECDSTYNLTILSRTKPEQIKKELFRKFSENDEELAWEYAFSSETGRKNSVELDYSSVEYEILHDDISINDILNADDKFVTFKIQTRFEFGLKLSSVIRICLGLSANQLNRLIEAKAIFSLEGYSLKKHKVKDGDVVLVNKHIAGMF; this is translated from the coding sequence ATGGGAACTGAATATATATGGGAGATAAAACCTAAAAATACTCCTGCCTTAAAAAGAAAATGTAATCATTGTAATTGCGACCGGTTTTATTGTAGTAACAAATTCAGAATGAATGCGCAAAAAAGGAATATCGATGTCTGGTTGATTTATAGATGCGTAGAATGTGATAGTACATATAACCTAACGATTTTGTCACGCACAAAACCTGAACAGATAAAGAAAGAGTTATTTCGTAAGTTTTCGGAAAACGATGAAGAACTTGCGTGGGAGTATGCTTTTTCTTCCGAAACAGGGCGAAAAAATAGTGTCGAGTTAGATTATAGCAGTGTTGAATATGAGATATTGCATGACGATATTTCGATAAATGATATCTTGAATGCGGATGATAAGTTTGTAACATTCAAGATTCAAACCCGTTTTGAGTTCGGGTTAAAGTTATCTTCTGTCATTCGAATTTGTTTAGGATTGTCTGCAAATCAGTTAAATCGGCTGATAGAGGCAAAAGCGATATTCAGTCTTGAGGGGTATTCGCTAAAGAAACATAAAGTAAAGGATGGAGATGTTGTGCTGGTAAACAAACATATTGCGGGAATGTTTTAA
- a CDS encoding GRP family sugar transporter, which translates to MFIVQSYTLAIVFCVVTMLCWGSWGNTQKLASRTWRYEFFYWDYVIGVLLFSILSAFTLGSFGSEGRSFLPDLIQADWNNIGSAFLGGVIFNASNILLSAAIAICGMSVAFPVGVGLALVLGVLINYFGAAKGEPSYIFAGVALITVAIILNGLAYKKALVGSKKVSGKGIFISVAAGVIMAFFYRFVAASMDLDNFASPAAGKLTPYTAVFIFALGVFASNFLFNTIAMKKPVEGAPVSISGYFKGNIRTHLVGVLGGVIWCIGQSFSMIASEKAGAAISYGLGQGATLVSALWGILVWHEFRGAPKSSDYLNLGMFIFFVIGLGFLIYAGA; encoded by the coding sequence ATGTTTATCGTACAAAGTTATACTTTAGCAATCGTTTTCTGTGTCGTTACCATGCTATGCTGGGGCTCCTGGGGAAACACACAGAAGTTGGCTTCCAGAACATGGAGGTACGAGTTCTTTTATTGGGATTATGTGATCGGAGTACTTTTATTCTCCATCCTTTCCGCTTTCACTCTGGGAAGTTTTGGTTCGGAAGGGCGCAGTTTTCTGCCCGACCTGATACAGGCAGACTGGAACAATATAGGCAGTGCTTTCCTGGGAGGCGTTATTTTCAATGCTTCCAATATTCTGCTTTCGGCGGCAATCGCTATATGCGGAATGTCCGTTGCTTTTCCAGTGGGAGTTGGGTTAGCCTTGGTGCTGGGCGTGCTGATCAATTATTTCGGTGCGGCAAAAGGAGAACCGTCCTATATCTTTGCAGGTGTAGCTTTGATCACGGTTGCCATTATATTGAACGGCCTGGCTTATAAAAAAGCCCTGGTCGGATCGAAGAAAGTCTCCGGTAAAGGCATCTTTATTTCTGTTGCCGCCGGTGTAATTATGGCTTTCTTCTACCGTTTTGTAGCAGCTTCGATGGACCTGGATAATTTTGCCTCTCCGGCAGCCGGAAAACTGACACCTTATACGGCTGTATTCATTTTTGCTTTGGGTGTTTTTGCCAGTAATTTTCTGTTCAATACGATCGCGATGAAGAAGCCGGTGGAAGGTGCGCCTGTTTCCATAAGCGGTTATTTCAAAGGCAATATCCGGACTCATCTTGTCGGAGTATTGGGAGGCGTGATCTGGTGTATCGGGCAATCATTCAGTATGATTGCATCTGAAAAGGCAGGAGCGGCAATATCCTATGGTTTAGGGCAGGGAGCGACGTTAGTCTCCGCCTTATGGGGGATCCTGGTTTGGCATGAGTTCCGGGGAGCACCTAAATCTTCCGATTATTTGAATCTGGGTATGTTTATCTTTTTCGTCATAGGATTGGGTTTCCTCATCTACGCGGGTGCCTGA
- a CDS encoding HU family DNA-binding protein: protein MNKADLVNELAEKMQITQCQSRQFLNIFQEVLTEVIKQDTSVMLQGFGAFTPWKQKEREGRNPRTGKGCMIPARTSVKFKPGKFLLEELNPSK from the coding sequence ATGAACAAAGCAGATTTAGTAAATGAACTGGCTGAGAAAATGCAAATTACGCAATGCCAGTCGCGACAATTTCTCAATATCTTTCAGGAGGTGTTGACAGAGGTAATAAAACAGGATACTTCCGTGATGTTACAAGGCTTTGGCGCTTTTACTCCCTGGAAACAAAAAGAACGGGAGGGGCGAAATCCTCGAACAGGCAAAGGATGTATGATACCGGCACGTACAAGTGTCAAGTTCAAACCCGGAAAGTTTTTACTCGAAGAGTTGAACCCCAGTAAATAG
- a CDS encoding nitroreductase family protein, whose translation MNLEEVLNYRRSVRAYDKEKPMDPERVKHCLELATLAPNSSNMQLWEFYHITEPELLADVSRACLDQKAASTASQIVVFVVRRDLYKKHARFVLDFERENIRRNSPKERQDKRIKDRELYYGKLMPFVYARFFGLLGLFRKLLANTISIFRPMMLEVSENDVRVVAHKSCALAAQTFMIAMANEGYDTCPLEGLDSRRLKKVLKLPHGAEINMAIPCGIRDGNRGIWGERCRLPFEDVYRRV comes from the coding sequence ATGAATTTAGAAGAAGTCCTCAATTACCGCCGTTCGGTACGGGCGTATGATAAAGAAAAACCGATGGATCCGGAAAGGGTGAAGCATTGTCTGGAACTGGCGACATTGGCTCCCAACAGTTCGAATATGCAGTTGTGGGAGTTTTACCATATTACGGAGCCCGAATTGTTGGCGGATGTTTCAAGAGCTTGTCTCGACCAAAAAGCGGCTTCGACTGCTTCGCAAATCGTTGTTTTCGTTGTACGGCGGGACTTGTACAAAAAACATGCTCGGTTCGTTCTCGATTTCGAACGGGAGAATATTCGCCGGAACAGTCCGAAAGAACGTCAGGATAAACGTATCAAAGACCGGGAATTATACTACGGGAAATTGATGCCGTTTGTTTATGCCCGGTTCTTCGGGCTTTTGGGGTTGTTTAGGAAACTGCTGGCTAATACTATCAGTATCTTCCGCCCGATGATGCTCGAAGTATCTGAGAATGATGTGCGTGTGGTTGCCCATAAATCGTGTGCACTTGCCGCCCAGACGTTTATGATTGCGATGGCAAACGAAGGGTATGATACTTGTCCTTTAGAAGGGCTGGACAGCCGGCGGCTGAAAAAGGTACTGAAGTTACCTCACGGGGCTGAAATAAATATGGCTATTCCCTGCGGAATACGAGACGGAAATAGAGGAATCTGGGGAGAACGGTGCAGGTTGCCGTTTGAGGATGTTTATCGGAGGGTTTGA